From the Methanobacterium spitsbergense genome, one window contains:
- a CDS encoding metal-dependent hydrolase family protein, whose translation MSYLLINNGILINGNGGTPIQNAAVLIKDNHIVAAGLEESIKIPAEKINIVDVKGSFILPGFIDAHVHLMTEGFTREETIYTPLSLYFYNAIERMKRTINAGVTSVRDAGLADVGVKLAVDNGIIIGPRLQISVSPLSITGGHFDFWLNSGFDIKPIYPGYPDGIADGEEEVRKTVREIMRAGAEVIKVMVTGGVISANDRPEYPQFSMKELKVIVEEANYRNLQVVAHAHGTKGIKNAINAGANSIEHGTCLDDECIELMISNGTFLVPTFIAMKINKELAEDETSAIPDWSRDDAIRMEKVHENNIRKAYKAGVKIIMGTDSGVITHGRNLDELGYMCDMGMDPMEAIVAGTKKAAESLGWEEKLGSIEFGKLADIVISKYDPLTNIKSLGDPNNILLVIKDGKIVKNIL comes from the coding sequence ATGTCGTACTTACTTATTAATAACGGGATTTTAATCAATGGAAATGGAGGAACTCCCATCCAAAATGCGGCTGTTCTAATAAAAGATAATCATATAGTTGCTGCAGGGTTAGAAGAATCTATAAAAATCCCTGCTGAAAAAATTAACATTGTAGATGTAAAAGGAAGTTTCATATTACCTGGTTTCATAGATGCCCATGTTCACCTTATGACAGAGGGCTTTACACGGGAAGAAACCATATACACACCCCTTTCATTATATTTTTATAATGCCATAGAACGAATGAAACGTACTATTAATGCAGGAGTGACAAGTGTTAGAGATGCAGGTCTTGCGGATGTAGGAGTTAAACTGGCAGTTGATAATGGAATTATTATTGGACCACGTCTTCAGATCTCAGTTTCACCTCTTTCTATTACAGGTGGACATTTTGATTTTTGGTTAAATTCTGGCTTTGATATTAAACCAATATATCCAGGTTATCCAGATGGAATTGCTGATGGTGAAGAAGAAGTTAGGAAAACTGTAAGGGAAATTATGCGTGCAGGCGCAGAAGTAATTAAGGTCATGGTTACAGGGGGAGTAATAAGTGCGAATGATCGTCCGGAATATCCTCAGTTTTCCATGAAAGAATTGAAAGTCATAGTTGAAGAAGCCAACTACAGGAATTTACAAGTTGTGGCCCATGCACATGGAACTAAAGGTATTAAAAATGCTATCAACGCAGGAGCGAATTCAATTGAACATGGAACATGTCTTGATGATGAATGTATAGAACTGATGATTTCCAATGGAACCTTCCTTGTTCCCACATTCATAGCAATGAAGATAAACAAAGAATTAGCAGAAGATGAAACATCTGCAATCCCTGACTGGAGTCGTGACGATGCTATTCGTATGGAAAAAGTCCATGAAAATAACATTAGAAAGGCTTACAAAGCTGGAGTTAAAATTATAATGGGAACAGATTCGGGTGTTATAACACACGGTCGCAACCTTGATGAACTAGGATACATGTGTGATATGGGAATGGATCCTATGGAAGCAATCGTTGCAGGAACAAAGAAAGCAGCAGAAAGTTTAGGATGGGAAGAAAAATTGGGTTCAATTGAATTTGGAAAACTTGCAGACATTGTTATAAGCAAATACGATCCATTAACAAATATAAAGTCATTAGGAGATCCAAATAATATATTATTGGTAATTAAAGATGGTAAAATAGTTAAAAATATACTTTAA
- a CDS encoding DUF5518 domain-containing protein: protein MIDQKSVIIGFLIALVLVLAMGLIFPIGQFVAVLIGAIVAGYLANKKAKITVVEAALHGILVGIFTGIVQILVVFVRSGFSETVASILIIAALVLIGAYIIIGALGGIVGTLIGVKSTNSPEIKEDQPK, encoded by the coding sequence ATGATCGATCAAAAATCAGTAATAATAGGATTTCTAATAGCATTAGTACTTGTTTTGGCAATGGGACTCATATTTCCGATTGGACAATTCGTAGCTGTACTTATAGGGGCCATAGTCGCAGGATATCTTGCCAATAAGAAAGCAAAAATTACAGTGGTAGAAGCCGCATTACATGGAATATTAGTGGGAATATTCACGGGAATAGTTCAGATTTTAGTTGTCTTTGTACGATCAGGATTTTCAGAAACCGTAGCCAGTATTCTAATAATTGCGGCTCTAGTATTAATAGGCGCTTATATTATTATTGGGGCACTTGGAGGGATAGTTGGAACACTTATCGGTGTAAAATCAACTAATTCTCCTGAAATAAAAGAAGATCAACCTAAATAA
- a CDS encoding DUF5518 domain-containing protein, which translates to MVNWGAVIIGFFLSIILGGIFAIIIPIWGGLLGLLLAGMAVGYIVGGDAMNGAVNGALAGVFGAIVLSFLLLIAGTLILGIIGFAAATITSLFILVGFIGVMIVMAVGGAIGSVVKNEPEVRVVEYRGP; encoded by the coding sequence ATGGTTAACTGGGGAGCTGTTATAATTGGATTTTTCCTTTCAATAATTCTTGGAGGAATATTTGCAATAATTATTCCAATTTGGGGAGGATTATTAGGTCTACTTTTAGCAGGCATGGCAGTAGGGTATATAGTGGGTGGTGACGCAATGAATGGTGCTGTTAACGGTGCACTTGCAGGAGTATTCGGAGCCATAGTACTTTCATTCTTGCTACTTATAGCTGGAACTTTAATTTTAGGTATTATTGGATTCGCTGCAGCCACAATAACCTCTTTATTCATTCTTGTTGGCTTCATAGGCGTAATGATAGTAATGGCTGTTGGAGGAGCTATAGGATCCGTTGTGAAAAACGAACCAGAGGTAAGAGTAGTAGAGTACAGAGGTCCTTAA
- a CDS encoding DUF5518 domain-containing protein, which yields MTDWKAIGIGALINAVLTIVLTIIMFPLFFLGPVIGGFMATYLAHDNTMYYTKNQAEGAADGAVSGVIGGLIIGAIFILGFGALSTIIGLVFTQVGVIAGTITLITGMFITLISVIIGGVLGAIGGVIGFSVKEKGSIRVEVD from the coding sequence ATGACTGATTGGAAGGCTATTGGAATAGGGGCACTTATTAATGCAGTACTAACCATTGTACTAACAATTATTATGTTCCCACTATTCTTTTTAGGGCCAGTTATTGGGGGATTTATGGCAACTTATCTGGCACATGATAATACAATGTACTACACTAAAAACCAGGCTGAAGGGGCTGCCGATGGTGCAGTATCTGGAGTAATAGGGGGATTAATAATTGGGGCAATTTTCATTTTAGGATTTGGAGCTTTAAGTACAATTATTGGGCTCGTATTTACTCAAGTAGGAGTAATTGCAGGTACCATAACCTTGATAACTGGAATGTTTATAACACTCATTTCTGTAATTATCGGAGGAGTTTTAGGTGCTATTGGAGGGGTTATAGGATTTTCTGTGAAAGAAAAAGGGTCAATAAGAGTTGAAGTTGATTAA
- the nrdD gene encoding anaerobic ribonucleoside-triphosphate reductase, whose protein sequence is MAQTCVIKNNGIFERFSHEKIVKSCLMVGAPLWAAEKISSYVAKSAYDGVSTAEIKILVYDCLKRVDRKIADKYLASNALRVRTSRDTIEPFDQRKIEKTLIIETDASGELARKIATETWKELKKLDVDYLTAPMIREIVNTKLVEYGLETLRKKYTRLGIPVYNITNLIRNGSRDNANMIHNPETVHKYVADEALKQYALLRILPNELADAHLGGDIHIHDLEFFAGRPLNCLQHDLRFFIKHGLKVDGTGDHTSVAGPPNHIETLMNHSGEIMLAAQQNMSGGQSMSLWNVFVAPFASGLPYEKVKQAVQMFIYNLNMAYAARGSQVPFTSINLEFTVPKFLEDEPAYGPKGKLVGVYGDYEEETRILQRAFTETLLDGDSDGKPHLFPNTIYALRDEVLKDEFEEDIRLVHELSAKYGTAYFVNMLPSYRGKMANYMGCRTSLSDNWTGEWQKDCFRTGNLAYVTLNLPRIAYNSRDDNDVFDYLDSYMHLGEEVLMLRREQAMNCLDNYNLLPFLTQEAEGDRYYSINNATLSFGFVGLNEMLIAHCGEGIEDPDARKFGLKVIKYMNKRADELKDETGLRWSVLQTPAESTAYRFGMLDKEKFGDKAVLQGDDVASYYTNSSHVPVNSDVLLPEKIKIEEKFHPLTLGGHIFHAFMGESYSDPDSLMSLTNKIAKNSDIGFWAYSSALSFCIKCKTLMKGLQTKCGTCGEETEVEWYDRITGYVQQVGRSRSASGGWNPGKMRELMDRKRL, encoded by the coding sequence ATGGCACAAACATGTGTCATAAAGAATAACGGAATATTTGAAAGGTTCTCACACGAAAAGATAGTTAAATCATGCCTTATGGTAGGTGCTCCATTATGGGCTGCGGAGAAGATTTCTTCGTACGTTGCAAAATCAGCATATGATGGTGTATCCACAGCTGAGATAAAGATACTGGTCTATGATTGCCTTAAAAGGGTAGACAGAAAAATTGCTGACAAGTATCTGGCATCGAATGCTCTTAGGGTAAGAACTTCGAGGGATACAATAGAACCCTTTGATCAGAGAAAGATTGAAAAGACTCTTATTATTGAAACTGATGCTTCTGGAGAATTAGCTAGAAAGATTGCTACAGAAACATGGAAAGAGCTTAAAAAACTTGATGTGGATTATTTAACTGCTCCAATGATAAGGGAAATTGTAAACACTAAACTTGTTGAGTACGGTCTAGAAACACTACGTAAGAAGTATACAAGGCTTGGTATACCGGTTTACAACATCACTAACCTAATACGAAATGGTTCTCGTGATAACGCTAACATGATACACAACCCTGAAACTGTGCATAAGTACGTTGCAGACGAAGCACTGAAACAATATGCTTTGCTAAGAATCCTTCCAAACGAACTTGCAGATGCTCATTTAGGTGGAGATATTCATATTCACGATCTTGAATTTTTTGCAGGAAGGCCATTAAACTGTCTACAGCATGATCTACGTTTTTTTATTAAACATGGTCTTAAGGTAGATGGAACAGGAGATCACACATCTGTTGCAGGACCTCCTAATCATATCGAAACCCTCATGAACCATTCTGGAGAAATAATGCTCGCAGCCCAGCAGAATATGAGTGGAGGGCAATCAATGAGTCTTTGGAATGTTTTTGTAGCACCATTTGCTTCAGGACTTCCATACGAAAAAGTTAAACAGGCAGTGCAGATGTTCATATACAATTTAAATATGGCATACGCAGCTAGAGGATCACAAGTTCCATTCACATCCATAAACCTTGAATTTACAGTACCAAAATTCCTTGAAGACGAACCAGCCTATGGTCCAAAGGGCAAACTTGTAGGGGTATATGGAGACTACGAGGAGGAAACTCGAATCCTTCAAAGAGCTTTTACAGAAACTCTTCTAGACGGTGATTCAGATGGAAAACCACACCTTTTCCCAAATACCATTTATGCTTTAAGAGATGAGGTTTTAAAGGATGAATTTGAAGAAGATATAAGACTTGTACATGAACTTTCAGCTAAATATGGAACAGCTTACTTTGTTAATATGCTTCCTAGTTATAGGGGAAAGATGGCAAATTATATGGGCTGCAGAACGTCCCTTAGTGACAACTGGACAGGGGAATGGCAAAAAGATTGTTTCCGTACTGGAAACCTGGCTTATGTTACATTAAATTTGCCTAGGATAGCCTACAATTCACGGGATGATAACGATGTTTTTGATTATCTAGATTCTTACATGCACCTTGGAGAAGAAGTTTTAATGCTTCGAAGGGAACAGGCAATGAACTGCCTAGATAATTACAATCTACTACCTTTCCTTACACAGGAAGCAGAAGGAGACAGATATTACAGTATTAACAATGCAACACTTTCATTTGGTTTTGTTGGTTTAAATGAAATGTTAATTGCCCATTGTGGAGAAGGAATAGAAGATCCTGATGCAAGGAAATTTGGATTGAAGGTAATCAAATATATGAATAAAAGGGCTGACGAGCTCAAGGATGAAACAGGCCTCAGATGGAGTGTTCTCCAGACCCCGGCAGAATCAACAGCGTACCGGTTTGGAATGTTAGACAAGGAGAAATTTGGAGACAAAGCAGTATTACAAGGGGATGATGTAGCTTCTTACTACACTAACTCTTCCCACGTGCCTGTGAACTCAGATGTTCTCTTGCCAGAGAAGATCAAGATAGAAGAAAAATTCCATCCATTAACACTTGGGGGTCATATATTCCATGCATTCATGGGAGAATCATATTCCGACCCAGATTCACTTATGAGTCTAACTAACAAAATCGCTAAAAACTCGGATATAGGATTTTGGGCCTACAGTTCCGCACTTAGCTTCTGTATAAAGTGTAAAACACTTATGAAAGGTCTTCAAACGAAATGTGGAACTTGTGGTGAAGAAACAGAAGTTGAATGGTACGATCGTATCACAGGATATGTTCAACAAGTAGGACGATCCAGATCAGCTTCGGGTGGTTGGAATCCGGGTAAAATGAGGGAGCTCATGGATAGAAAGAGGCTTTAA
- the polC gene encoding DNA polymerase II large subunit, giving the protein MGYFENLEEETLKLYEIAKEARLKGHDIELEPEIPLAKDLAERVEGLVGPKGVAARIKELEDDISREEVAFLIAREIVTKKDVEGREDSIEVQEQKSDQAIRTALAILTEGVVAAPLEGIAKLKIKRNFDGGWYLAVYFAGPIRSAGGTAAAMAVLIGDYIRISLGLDAYKPTDTEIERYVEEVELYESEVTNLQYSPKPDEVRAATKNIPVEVTGEPTDKIEVSHRDLERVETNNIRGGALLAIAEGVIQKAPKVLKYANILKIDGWEWLGEFSKTSDPKDDDGDAPKVDDKYMRDIIGGRPVLAYPQAKGGFRLRYGRSRNAGLAAMGIHPATMEIVEFLAVGTQMKIERPGKGNCVVPCDSIDGPIVKMKDGSVVKVESEQQGKKIKNQVDEIISLGDMLVPFGEFLRNNHILLPAGWCEEWWVQTIENSNLYSEGDMDIKSLEKANINSKRAFEISEKYHVPLHPKYTYFYHDITRQDINQLVTFLHENIGISDINMDINGGNGNAPKEEDSLNNDPSTGLTIKMGPEKRILEVLGVPHQVVGENMIIAHDHAYSLLKTLNEPITFSDESTTLESINKVSPVKIMAKAPIYLGSRVGRPEKTKERKMKPAPHSLFPIGTNGGSRRNIVDAAKKGIISVDIARCKCTECGVGSMQAICPVCGARTVPTSSGKKRINLANLLKKAYKNVGVRKIDEIKGVIGMISKEKFPEPLEKGILRSKNNVFTFKDATIRHDSTNLPLTHFIPREIGVTPQKLIELGYTNDIHGNKIEDEEQMVEIKIQDVVISDNCAEYLIRVSNFIDDLLEEFYGLERFYNIKSREYLIGQLIVGLAPHTSAGVLGRIVGFTKAACCYAHPYFHSAKRRNCDSDEDSIMLLLDALLNFSKVYLPSTRGGRMDAPLVLSSRIDPEEIDDESHNIDAMSKIPIELYEKTLEFAKPSDVLDLVDNVKKRLGTDDQYHGLIFSHETSSIHSGPKLCLYKMLPTMKEKVDGQIKLAERIRAVDQKGVVEGVLMSHFLPDMAGNSRAFSRQKVRCTKCNKKYRRIPLSGECVCGNNLILSISKGSVVKYLEISKDLSQRYPIDNYLIQRIELIESGINSLFESDKSKQSSLDVFL; this is encoded by the coding sequence ATGGGATACTTCGAAAATTTAGAAGAAGAAACTTTGAAGCTGTATGAAATAGCAAAGGAAGCAAGACTTAAGGGGCATGATATAGAGCTTGAACCTGAAATTCCTCTTGCAAAGGATCTTGCTGAACGTGTTGAAGGACTTGTTGGGCCCAAAGGGGTTGCGGCTAGAATAAAAGAATTAGAAGATGATATCTCTCGTGAAGAAGTTGCATTCTTAATAGCCAGGGAAATAGTTACAAAAAAAGATGTTGAAGGACGAGAGGATAGCATAGAAGTTCAGGAACAGAAGTCTGACCAGGCAATTAGAACAGCTCTTGCAATATTAACAGAAGGTGTTGTTGCTGCACCTTTGGAAGGTATTGCTAAGTTGAAAATCAAAAGAAACTTTGATGGTGGATGGTATCTTGCAGTTTATTTTGCAGGACCTATAAGGAGCGCAGGTGGAACTGCAGCAGCAATGGCAGTTCTTATTGGAGATTATATAAGAATTTCACTGGGACTTGATGCATATAAACCCACAGACACAGAAATTGAAAGGTATGTTGAAGAGGTTGAGCTCTATGAATCAGAGGTTACCAATCTTCAATATTCTCCAAAACCCGATGAAGTCAGAGCAGCTACAAAAAATATACCTGTAGAAGTTACTGGAGAACCAACAGATAAAATAGAAGTTTCGCACCGTGATTTGGAACGTGTTGAAACTAACAACATAAGAGGTGGAGCTCTATTAGCTATTGCAGAAGGAGTTATACAAAAAGCACCTAAAGTTTTAAAATACGCCAATATCTTAAAAATTGATGGATGGGAATGGTTAGGAGAATTTTCTAAAACTTCTGATCCAAAAGATGATGACGGTGATGCTCCTAAAGTAGATGACAAGTATATGAGAGATATAATTGGAGGAAGACCCGTTTTAGCTTATCCGCAGGCCAAGGGAGGTTTTAGATTAAGATATGGTAGATCAAGAAATGCTGGACTTGCTGCTATGGGTATACATCCTGCAACAATGGAAATTGTTGAGTTTCTAGCTGTTGGAACACAGATGAAAATTGAAAGACCGGGAAAAGGAAACTGTGTAGTACCATGTGACAGTATAGACGGACCAATTGTCAAGATGAAGGATGGTAGTGTTGTTAAGGTTGAATCCGAACAACAGGGAAAGAAAATAAAAAATCAAGTAGATGAAATTATATCGTTGGGAGACATGCTGGTACCATTTGGAGAATTTCTAAGAAATAACCATATTTTACTCCCTGCTGGCTGGTGTGAGGAATGGTGGGTTCAGACCATTGAAAATTCCAACCTTTACTCAGAAGGAGATATGGATATAAAATCATTAGAAAAAGCTAATATAAACTCTAAAAGAGCTTTTGAAATTTCTGAGAAATATCATGTGCCACTACACCCAAAATATACATATTTTTACCATGATATCACTCGACAAGACATTAATCAACTTGTAACATTTTTACATGAAAATATTGGTATAAGTGATATAAACATGGATATAAATGGGGGAAATGGAAATGCCCCTAAAGAGGAGGATTCTCTAAATAATGATCCTTCTACCGGTTTAACGATTAAGATGGGACCTGAAAAACGAATTTTGGAAGTTTTAGGTGTTCCTCATCAAGTTGTGGGGGAGAATATGATCATTGCCCATGATCATGCATACTCACTTTTAAAAACACTTAATGAACCCATAACATTTTCCGATGAATCAACCACTCTAGAATCAATTAATAAAGTTTCTCCAGTTAAAATAATGGCAAAAGCACCAATATACCTTGGTTCAAGAGTAGGAAGGCCGGAAAAGACCAAAGAAAGGAAGATGAAACCTGCACCACATTCACTTTTCCCCATTGGAACCAATGGAGGAAGCAGACGTAATATTGTTGATGCAGCAAAAAAGGGAATTATCAGCGTGGATATTGCCAGATGTAAGTGTACAGAATGCGGTGTTGGATCAATGCAGGCAATATGTCCAGTATGTGGTGCAAGAACTGTTCCAACAAGTTCTGGAAAGAAAAGAATCAATTTAGCCAATTTATTGAAGAAAGCATATAAAAATGTGGGTGTGAGAAAGATCGATGAAATAAAGGGAGTTATAGGAATGATTTCTAAAGAAAAATTCCCAGAACCTCTTGAAAAAGGAATTCTTCGATCAAAAAATAATGTTTTTACATTCAAAGATGCCACTATTAGGCATGATTCAACTAATTTGCCATTGACACATTTTATACCTCGCGAAATAGGTGTTACTCCTCAAAAACTCATAGAATTGGGTTATACTAATGATATTCATGGAAATAAAATTGAAGATGAAGAACAGATGGTTGAAATCAAAATTCAAGATGTTGTAATATCTGATAATTGTGCAGAATACCTTATAAGAGTTTCAAATTTTATTGATGATCTTTTAGAAGAATTTTATGGACTTGAAAGGTTTTACAATATAAAAAGTAGAGAATATCTTATTGGACAGCTGATTGTTGGTCTTGCACCACATACATCTGCAGGTGTTCTAGGAAGGATAGTTGGATTTACAAAGGCTGCTTGTTGTTATGCACACCCATATTTCCATTCTGCTAAAAGAAGAAACTGTGATAGTGACGAAGATTCCATAATGCTTTTATTAGATGCTTTATTAAATTTTTCGAAGGTATACCTTCCCAGTACTAGAGGGGGAAGAATGGATGCACCACTGGTTTTATCATCTAGGATAGATCCTGAAGAGATAGATGATGAATCGCACAATATAGATGCAATGTCAAAGATTCCAATTGAACTTTACGAAAAAACATTAGAATTTGCAAAACCCTCTGATGTTCTGGACCTTGTTGATAATGTTAAGAAGAGACTTGGAACTGATGATCAATATCATGGATTAATATTTTCTCATGAGACATCTAGTATCCATAGCGGGCCAAAACTTTGTCTCTATAAGATGCTTCCAACTATGAAGGAGAAGGTTGATGGACAAATTAAACTTGCAGAGAGGATCAGAGCGGTTGACCAGAAAGGAGTTGTTGAAGGTGTTCTCATGTCTCATTTCCTACCTGACATGGCAGGTAACAGTAGGGCATTTTCAAGGCAAAAAGTTCGATGTACAAAATGCAACAAGAAATATAGGAGAATACCTCTTTCTGGTGAATGTGTGTGTGGTAACAATCTAATCCTTAGTATATCAAAAGGATCTGTTGTTAAATACTTGGAAATATCCAAAGATCTTTCCCAAAGATATCCTATTGATAATTATTTGATTCAGAGGATAGAACTCATTGAATCAGGTATAAACTCATTATTTGAAAGTGATAAGTCAAAACAAAGTTCTTTAGACGTGTTTCTATAA
- the purB gene encoding adenylosuccinate lyase: protein MAIHPIEYRYGTEEMRKVWETDNKLQKMLEVEAALAEAEAQMDMIPKEAAVEIKSKANIEFVTSKRVSEIEAETNHDIASIVKALAEVCENDAGEYVHFGATSNDIIDTSQSLLFKESIKILKDRLTLLTKTLLGLASENKENVCIGRTHGQHALPTTYGMKFAIWADELHRQLNRLDECNERLCVGMMTGAVGTTAALGTDGLAVHKKVSEILGLKPVIISNQIVQRDAHAEFIMDLANIASTLEKMALEIRNLQRTEINEVGESFDPRKQVGSSTMPHKMNPITAERICGISRVIRAYVAPALQNNPLWHERDLTNSSCERIILPESCMLTDYIIKLSLKLFNNLIFKQDNIEKNLNLSHGLIMAERVMAELTRKGVGRQTAYALVRESSMDAYELDSGLKEIISSNREITKFLSPSEIEEIMDPHTYIGSSIQMVDNVLAESRKWF, encoded by the coding sequence ATGGCTATCCACCCAATAGAATACAGATATGGAACTGAAGAAATGAGAAAAGTCTGGGAAACAGATAACAAACTTCAAAAGATGCTTGAAGTAGAAGCTGCCCTTGCAGAAGCAGAAGCTCAAATGGACATGATACCTAAAGAAGCTGCAGTAGAAATAAAATCCAAAGCCAACATTGAATTTGTAACATCGAAAAGAGTATCTGAAATAGAAGCTGAAACAAATCATGATATTGCATCAATTGTCAAGGCGCTTGCAGAAGTATGTGAAAATGATGCGGGAGAATATGTTCACTTTGGAGCTACATCTAATGATATAATTGATACATCACAATCTTTGCTTTTTAAAGAATCCATTAAAATCCTTAAAGATCGATTAACTCTATTAACAAAGACACTTCTGGGATTAGCTAGTGAAAATAAGGAAAATGTTTGTATTGGAAGAACCCATGGGCAACATGCACTCCCAACAACCTACGGAATGAAATTTGCAATCTGGGCAGATGAGCTGCACAGACAACTAAACCGACTTGATGAATGTAATGAAAGACTTTGTGTTGGAATGATGACCGGTGCAGTTGGAACAACTGCAGCTCTTGGAACTGATGGTCTGGCCGTCCATAAAAAAGTTTCAGAAATTCTAGGACTTAAACCAGTTATAATCTCAAATCAAATTGTCCAAAGGGATGCACATGCCGAGTTCATAATGGATCTTGCCAATATTGCCAGTACACTCGAAAAAATGGCTTTGGAAATAAGAAACCTACAAAGAACAGAAATAAATGAGGTTGGTGAAAGTTTTGATCCCCGGAAACAGGTTGGTTCTAGTACTATGCCTCATAAAATGAATCCAATTACTGCAGAACGAATATGTGGTATTTCTAGAGTAATAAGGGCATATGTAGCTCCTGCACTTCAAAACAATCCACTATGGCATGAAAGGGATCTTACCAATTCATCCTGTGAAAGAATTATATTACCTGAATCTTGCATGTTAACTGATTATATTATAAAACTCAGTCTAAAACTTTTTAATAATCTGATTTTCAAGCAGGATAATATTGAAAAAAATCTTAATCTAAGTCATGGATTAATAATGGCAGAAAGAGTAATGGCAGAACTCACACGAAAAGGTGTTGGAAGACAAACTGCTTATGCCCTTGTAAGAGAATCTTCAATGGACGCATACGAATTAGATAGTGGTTTGAAGGAGATTATATCCTCTAACAGAGAGATAACCAAATTCCTTTCCCCGAGTGAAATTGAAGAAATAATGGATCCCCATACTTACATTGGATCTTCTATACAAATGGTTGACAATGTATTGGCAGAATCAAGGAAATGGTTTTAA
- a CDS encoding DUF126 domain-containing protein produces the protein MIKCRKISKGCAKGEVILTKYPLSFLGGVDPEKGVVTDSNHDLYGKSIGGKILIIPSGKGSTVGSYVLYQMAKNKTAPLAIVAIEAEPIIATGAIMGEIPMVDHPESDIYNLINNGDQIIVDANLGCLKIL, from the coding sequence ATCATAAAATGTAGAAAAATCTCAAAAGGTTGCGCAAAAGGTGAGGTTATACTAACTAAATATCCATTGAGCTTCCTTGGAGGAGTTGACCCTGAAAAGGGTGTTGTTACAGATTCAAATCACGACCTTTATGGTAAAAGTATAGGGGGAAAGATCCTAATCATCCCATCTGGAAAAGGTTCAACAGTTGGTTCGTATGTATTGTATCAAATGGCAAAAAACAAAACAGCTCCTCTTGCAATTGTTGCTATTGAAGCTGAACCCATAATAGCTACAGGAGCCATAATGGGAGAAATTCCTATGGTTGATCATCCTGAATCTGATATTTATAATTTAATCAATAATGGAGATCAAATCATTGTTGATGCAAATTTAGGTTGCTTGAAAATACTGTAA
- a CDS encoding DUF5518 domain-containing protein, with translation MVEVKWTPVIIGLVIAIILSIILELLIGSWGGIIAYLIATIYVGYTVGGNYTNGAIHGALVGIVAAIIVGILAIVGFGVALGAAGAGAGALVLIIGIIYGLVVGAIGGAIGVLIKGTG, from the coding sequence ATGGTAGAAGTAAAATGGACGCCTGTAATAATTGGTCTAGTAATTGCAATAATACTCAGTATAATTCTTGAACTTTTAATTGGATCATGGGGAGGCATTATCGCTTACTTAATAGCAACGATATATGTTGGTTATACAGTAGGTGGAAACTACACAAATGGGGCTATACATGGGGCACTTGTTGGCATAGTTGCAGCAATAATTGTTGGTATACTTGCTATTGTTGGTTTTGGAGTAGCGCTTGGGGCAGCAGGAGCTGGAGCTGGAGCATTAGTGCTGATCATAGGCATAATCTACGGTTTGGTAGTTGGTGCAATAGGTGGAGCTATAGGGGTTTTAATAAAAGGTACAGGTTAG
- a CDS encoding preprotein translocase subunit Sec61beta: MAKKDKQVLPPSGAGLVRYFEEETKGPKLTPEQVVIMTIVLAVFCIALRFTYS; encoded by the coding sequence ATGGCAAAAAAGGATAAACAAGTACTTCCTCCAAGCGGTGCCGGACTCGTTAGATACTTTGAAGAGGAAACTAAGGGACCTAAGCTTACACCAGAACAGGTAGTAATTATGACTATTGTTCTTGCAGTTTTCTGTATTGCGCTGAGGTTTACATACTCGTAG